In Clostridium sp., one DNA window encodes the following:
- a CDS encoding MMPL family transporter, whose protein sequence is MENKSQDNNIMKKISTFIVDKRHGFFLMFIVAIIYCIVSIPKVSINNDITSYLPADSETRLGLNVMNKEFTTFGTASVMVSNISYDQAEELSKKIKETEGVSSVDFDNSSKHFKSASALFDITFDGQEKDKISIDAMSNIRKMLSGYDFYVSSTVGADSAKDLAKEMTSVLIITVIIVLGVLLFTSKTYMEIPVLLIVFAVAAVLNMGTNYLLGTISFITNSIAIVLQLALAIDYAVVLCHRYTEERETKEPREATITALSKGAIEIGSSSLTAIVSLAALMFMRFRLGYDMGIVMIKAIVCSLMSVLLLMPGLLMLFHKGIDKTGHRTFVPTIGFIGKLANTTKYIVPLLFIPLLIVTFYLSRQTEFAFGQKDIPTIRQSETQIADRKIKETFGQPNILAVVVPSGDYEKEGELLTALSKIKHVTAVTGLGNIKVDDYVLTDKMTPRMFAELTNMDINDTRLLYAAYSLEHEEYGYLVNEFNNRSVTLYEIFMYAYQKVQEGYVTLPSDTGENLDEIHKQLVMATKQLQGKNYSRMVIKLDLPEDSEETFEYLPTIRKVVSEFYKENTFLVGESINNHDLATSFEIDDIVISVLTLLFVVFVLLFTFKSAGLPILLVTTIQGSIWINFAIQALSHNRVHFISYLIVSAIQMGATINYAIFITNRYLVAKKHMSISEAIGEAVNGAFPTIMTSGSILSSTGILIGLLSSDPVISAIGSCLGRGTIISIFLVLFVLPQILLLGDIIIEKTRFTLQADTYQKVQSGNVRLNGHIRGYVSGMINANIKGDLKGKIDAVIDSQNTSVERIDETESTAQEEKNQDET, encoded by the coding sequence GTATCTAATATCAGCTACGATCAGGCAGAAGAACTCAGTAAAAAAATAAAGGAAACAGAAGGGGTTTCTTCTGTTGATTTCGATAACAGCAGCAAGCATTTCAAATCGGCATCTGCCCTGTTTGACATTACATTTGACGGACAGGAAAAGGATAAAATAAGCATTGATGCCATGTCCAATATCAGAAAAATGCTTTCAGGATATGATTTTTACGTATCAAGTACTGTGGGGGCAGATAGTGCGAAGGACCTGGCAAAAGAAATGACCTCTGTCCTCATAATTACGGTTATAATTGTTTTGGGAGTTTTGCTGTTTACCTCCAAGACATATATGGAAATTCCTGTTCTATTAATTGTATTCGCTGTTGCAGCTGTTCTGAATATGGGGACCAATTATTTATTGGGCACAATATCTTTCATTACAAATTCCATAGCTATTGTGCTGCAATTGGCCCTTGCTATTGACTATGCTGTTGTTCTATGCCACCGTTATACCGAAGAAAGAGAAACAAAAGAACCAAGGGAGGCCACTATTACAGCATTGAGCAAGGGTGCTATAGAAATTGGCTCCAGCAGTCTTACCGCTATCGTAAGTTTGGCTGCTCTAATGTTTATGCGATTTCGACTGGGTTATGATATGGGAATTGTCATGATCAAGGCCATTGTATGCAGTCTTATGAGCGTTCTTCTTTTAATGCCTGGATTACTCATGCTTTTTCATAAAGGAATTGACAAAACCGGCCACCGGACATTTGTACCTACAATAGGTTTTATTGGAAAGCTGGCTAACACGACAAAGTATATCGTGCCTTTGTTATTCATACCTCTTCTGATTGTAACTTTTTATCTGAGCCGTCAAACTGAATTTGCCTTTGGTCAGAAGGACATCCCGACAATTAGACAAAGTGAAACACAGATTGCCGATCGGAAAATAAAAGAAACTTTCGGGCAGCCGAATATTCTGGCAGTGGTTGTTCCTTCCGGGGATTATGAAAAAGAAGGGGAGCTGCTTACTGCTCTGAGCAAAATAAAACATGTCACAGCAGTCACTGGTCTTGGAAATATAAAAGTAGACGATTATGTGCTGACAGATAAGATGACTCCGAGAATGTTTGCCGAACTTACAAATATGGACATTAATGACACAAGACTGCTTTATGCAGCCTATAGCCTCGAGCATGAAGAATATGGGTATCTGGTAAACGAGTTTAATAATCGGAGTGTAACACTTTATGAAATTTTCATGTATGCATATCAAAAGGTTCAGGAAGGCTATGTGACACTGCCTTCCGATACAGGAGAAAATTTAGATGAAATCCATAAGCAGCTTGTAATGGCGACAAAACAACTGCAGGGTAAAAATTATTCTCGAATGGTTATTAAACTGGATCTGCCGGAAGACAGTGAGGAAACCTTTGAGTATCTGCCGACCATACGGAAGGTGGTATCGGAATTTTACAAGGAAAATACTTTCCTTGTAGGAGAGTCAATTAATAATCATGATCTGGCAACCTCATTTGAAATTGACGATATAGTTATATCTGTATTGACTTTATTGTTTGTTGTATTTGTTTTGCTGTTCACATTCAAGTCTGCAGGATTACCCATACTTTTGGTCACTACGATTCAGGGAAGCATTTGGATTAATTTTGCGATTCAGGCATTATCCCATAATCGTGTTCATTTTATAAGTTATCTGATTGTTTCAGCGATTCAGATGGGGGCCACCATCAACTATGCTATTTTTATAACAAACAGATATCTTGTGGCAAAGAAACATATGTCTATTTCGGAAGCAATCGGCGAGGCAGTCAATGGAGCCTTTCCAACGATTATGACGTCGGGTTCTATCCTCTCGTCAACTGGAATTCTGATAGGCCTCCTCAGCTCGGACCCTGTCATCTCTGCCATAGGCAGCTGTCTTGGGAGGGGAACAATCATTTCCATTTTTCTTGTTTTATTTGTTCTGCCTCAGATACTGCTCCTCGGTGATATTATTATCGAAAAAACAAGATTCACACTACAAGCGGACACTTATCAAAAAGTCCAAAGCGGCAATGTACGTCTGAACGGGCATATTAGAGGCTATGTTTCGGGTATGATAAATGCCAACATCAAGGGAGACTTGAAAGGAAAAATTGATGCGGTGATTGACAGCCAAAATACATCAGTAGAACGTATTGATGAAACCGAAAGTACAGCACAGGAGGAGAAAAATCAGGATGAAACTTAA
- a CDS encoding GLUG motif-containing protein — MKLKKRIAVLLIIIAVFINIAGIPAMAAQDEKTIYINSVEDLVKLSNDCSLDTYSQGKTVYLKHDLDVSNSKFAAIPTFGGTFNGGGHTISGLKITKAGSVQGLFRYIQNSGKVINLNVSGTIQPSGSKQELGGIAGINYGEILKCSFSGSIVGSKSVGGIVGVNETTGSIKGCSSSASITADRWAGGITGKNLGSVFYSANKGKVNAVYTQKRTPNTTVDSKNSNSDILPKFGVGTDASKNQTSETDTGDLLNEPGSYMDAGGIAGHSSGIIQYCKNSGKIGYPHVGYNVGGIAGRQNGYLTNSSNQGEIQGRKNIGGIVGQMEPNLSLQYSEDTFQKIGSHLQKMSGLFDNLLDDVHGSSNSISNQITDTMRAVDSALTTTNTLAHQTTDLISEGSESINNSSERITNSLAKSEQVFEQLESAADNMSAAAKNAADGFDSFKGGSSKAAEAMDDLSDAFDKFGDGSDKLQDASDKVVEALDKLIAAPDEDERKAALENLQNALASAQSAAEDMNSALQNAVTALQKIREEDPEAYDELNQALADLSSGTTKLITAFSQISADLSAVIGNSLPSIDLDGFASRMASALESFNEAVDNVTEGFDKISGAFNEMYKASNDLGEGLGSFKDASNNLSSALADLSDASAKMEQIISELTEEPIIQLPVPDESYSDHLDQLYESLSEITSGIETINNLAADAGTAVTNDLKAITAEMNNIGEELASSNEQKEDANLFQDISDKELADAKEGKVAFSENTGVVSGDVSAGGIAGSMSIFYEFDRENDVLNPQTTGTKSLNFAYKTRAVIYQSYNRGEITTKKNCAGGIAGEADLGTVYGCQNYGNIKSTDGNYAGGISGSSLSTIRLSYALTEISGKSYVGGIAGSGENIDNCYAFVRINSDGEHTGSIAGAGDGNITDNYFVENQWNGVDGISYSGKAVPQEYNNFIMAEDMPTEFKNLKLRFLVDGKEIAVIPFHYGESISTKMLPEIKLKSGYSAKWPDYDYSNLTFNETFEAEYDPLVTAIASKRTRGKPARPILIAESSFEKGAVITLSKAETKSKMISVNDQSILESWKVAVNGLHVSATKIKFRYLAPKTSGKIHILVKKGSGWEEEAYKADGSYLVFMMEPQSVFAVTMQPNIFLEYLAAWIALASLFIIITILFLLYRRGKLIQIKAYFKKLIKKMGNR, encoded by the coding sequence ATGAAACTTAAAAAGAGAATTGCAGTTTTATTGATAATTATTGCAGTATTTATTAATATTGCCGGTATTCCTGCAATGGCGGCACAGGATGAAAAAACTATTTATATAAATTCCGTAGAGGATCTTGTCAAACTCAGCAATGACTGTTCTTTGGATACATATTCGCAGGGAAAAACGGTATATCTGAAGCATGATCTGGATGTTTCCAATAGTAAATTTGCCGCCATTCCGACGTTTGGAGGAACTTTCAATGGTGGCGGGCATACAATCAGCGGATTGAAGATTACAAAAGCAGGTTCTGTACAGGGGTTATTCAGATATATACAGAACAGCGGCAAAGTTATTAATTTAAATGTATCGGGAACTATCCAGCCATCTGGAAGCAAGCAGGAATTGGGAGGAATTGCCGGAATCAATTATGGAGAAATACTGAAGTGCTCTTTTTCAGGATCTATTGTAGGGAGTAAGTCTGTTGGAGGCATTGTAGGTGTAAATGAAACTACAGGCTCAATCAAAGGCTGCAGCTCCTCTGCTTCGATTACGGCTGACCGTTGGGCGGGAGGCATTACAGGTAAGAATTTGGGTTCTGTTTTTTATTCCGCCAATAAAGGCAAAGTTAATGCAGTCTATACGCAAAAGCGCACTCCCAATACGACTGTCGATTCTAAAAACAGTAATTCTGATATTCTTCCAAAGTTTGGTGTGGGAACCGATGCTTCAAAAAATCAAACATCGGAAACCGATACAGGAGATTTGCTGAATGAGCCGGGAAGTTATATGGATGCCGGTGGGATTGCTGGGCATTCTTCCGGAATAATACAGTATTGTAAAAACTCAGGGAAAATAGGCTATCCACATGTAGGCTATAATGTAGGTGGTATTGCGGGCAGACAAAATGGTTATCTTACAAACAGCAGCAACCAGGGAGAAATTCAGGGCCGTAAAAATATAGGCGGTATCGTGGGGCAGATGGAGCCTAACCTTTCTCTTCAATATTCAGAGGATACCTTTCAAAAAATAGGAAGCCACCTTCAGAAGATGTCAGGTCTGTTTGACAACCTGCTGGATGATGTACACGGCAGCTCGAATTCCATATCAAATCAGATTACTGACACTATGAGAGCGGTTGACAGTGCTTTGACGACAACAAACACCCTGGCCCATCAGACAACCGACTTGATTTCGGAAGGTAGTGAGTCCATCAATAACTCAAGCGAGAGAATAACAAACTCCCTGGCAAAATCAGAGCAGGTTTTCGAACAACTGGAAAGCGCAGCAGACAACATGTCGGCTGCTGCCAAAAACGCTGCAGATGGATTTGATAGTTTTAAGGGAGGCAGTTCCAAGGCAGCTGAGGCAATGGATGATTTATCAGATGCTTTCGATAAATTCGGAGATGGTTCAGATAAGCTTCAGGATGCTTCGGATAAAGTTGTTGAAGCTCTTGATAAACTGATAGCAGCACCAGACGAGGACGAAAGAAAAGCTGCCCTGGAAAATCTGCAAAATGCTCTGGCTAGTGCCCAGTCTGCTGCTGAAGATATGAATTCCGCTCTTCAGAATGCAGTGACTGCTCTACAAAAAATACGCGAAGAAGATCCTGAAGCTTATGATGAACTCAATCAGGCGCTTGCCGATTTGTCTTCCGGTACTACGAAGCTCATTACAGCTTTTTCACAGATTAGTGCCGATTTGTCCGCTGTTATTGGCAATTCATTACCCTCAATCGATCTTGATGGTTTTGCAAGTAGAATGGCTTCTGCTTTGGAATCTTTTAATGAAGCGGTTGATAATGTGACCGAAGGTTTCGATAAAATTAGTGGTGCTTTTAATGAAATGTATAAGGCAAGTAATGATCTTGGTGAAGGTCTTGGATCTTTTAAGGACGCATCAAACAACCTGTCTTCCGCACTTGCCGATTTGAGTGATGCCTCTGCAAAAATGGAGCAAATTATTTCAGAATTGACAGAAGAGCCGATTATTCAGCTTCCAGTTCCTGATGAATCCTATTCTGATCATCTGGATCAGCTTTATGAATCCCTTTCTGAAATAACCTCCGGCATTGAAACAATAAACAACCTTGCGGCAGATGCTGGCACTGCGGTAACAAATGATCTAAAAGCGATTACTGCGGAGATGAATAATATTGGTGAAGAATTAGCCAGCTCCAATGAACAAAAGGAGGATGCCAACCTTTTTCAAGACATTTCGGATAAAGAACTGGCCGATGCTAAGGAAGGAAAGGTTGCCTTCTCTGAAAACACCGGTGTTGTGAGCGGAGATGTTTCTGCAGGTGGGATAGCGGGTTCCATGTCAATATTTTATGAATTTGACCGGGAGAATGATGTTCTCAATCCTCAAACTACTGGAACAAAATCACTGAATTTCGCATACAAAACAAGAGCTGTCATTTATCAATCCTATAACAGAGGAGAGATTACTACAAAAAAGAACTGCGCCGGCGGAATTGCAGGAGAAGCAGATTTAGGAACGGTATATGGCTGCCAGAATTATGGTAATATTAAAAGCACCGATGGAAATTATGCAGGAGGCATTTCTGGCAGTTCCCTGTCCACAATTCGCCTTAGCTATGCTCTCACGGAGATTTCCGGAAAAAGCTATGTTGGAGGCATTGCAGGTTCGGGAGAAAATATTGATAACTGTTATGCTTTCGTTAGAATAAACAGTGATGGAGAGCACACGGGATCTATTGCAGGAGCTGGTGACGGGAACATTACTGATAACTATTTTGTTGAAAATCAGTGGAATGGGGTTGACGGAATAAGCTATAGTGGAAAAGCGGTTCCTCAGGAATATAATAATTTTATCATGGCAGAAGACATGCCGACTGAATTTAAAAATCTAAAACTCCGCTTTCTGGTGGACGGCAAGGAAATAGCCGTAATTCCATTCCATTATGGGGAGTCTATCTCCACCAAGATGCTGCCTGAAATCAAACTAAAATCCGGGTATTCTGCGAAATGGCCTGATTATGATTACAGCAATTTGACTTTTAATGAGACATTTGAAGCAGAGTATGACCCTCTGGTTACTGCCATTGCCAGCAAGCGAACTCGAGGGAAACCTGCACGCCCAATTCTTATAGCGGAGTCCTCTTTCGAGAAGGGCGCAGTCATTACCCTGTCTAAAGCAGAAACGAAAAGCAAAATGATTTCAGTAAATGATCAGAGTATCCTGGAGTCTTGGAAGGTGGCGGTCAACGGCCTACACGTAAGTGCAACAAAAATCAAATTTCGATACCTTGCACCCAAAACAAGTGGTAAAATTCATATTTTGGTCAAAAAGGGTTCTGGTTGGGAAGAAGAAGCTTATAAAGCGGATGGCAGCTATCTAGTTTTTATGATGGAGCCACAGAGCGTGTTTGCTGTTACGATGCAGCCCAATATTTTTCTGGAATATCTGGCTGCCTGGATAGCTTTAGCTAGTTTGTTCATCATTATTACGATACTGTTCCTGTTGTATCGCAGAGGAAAATTGATTCAGATAAAGGCCTATTTTAAGAAACTAATAAAAAAAATGGGAAATAGATAA
- a CDS encoding response regulator transcription factor: protein MYKILIVEDDPEINKMLQTLLRKNKYTAEAAFSGTEALLLLGKESFDLILLDLMLPGLSGEEILTKINEQFPIPIICVSAKDDLDTKLGLIRDGADDYITKPFNNEELIVRIGAVLRRVNKDTNIDKSNIFQFKDMILDSENHIVTVKGQPIELTMKEYSILQLLISNPRKVFTKQNIFESVWSEECIVDERVVTVHVSNLRNKLKHGEVYIKTVWGIGYKMQDS from the coding sequence ATGTATAAGATATTAATTGTAGAGGATGATCCTGAAATCAATAAAATGCTGCAAACTTTGTTGAGAAAAAATAAATACACAGCGGAAGCTGCATTTTCTGGCACAGAGGCGCTTTTGTTATTGGGAAAAGAGTCTTTTGATTTGATTTTATTGGACTTGATGCTGCCCGGATTGAGCGGGGAAGAGATTTTAACGAAAATTAACGAACAATTCCCAATTCCTATTATATGTGTATCTGCAAAAGATGATTTAGACACTAAACTTGGACTGATTCGAGATGGGGCAGATGATTATATAACAAAACCCTTCAATAATGAGGAATTAATTGTGAGAATAGGCGCAGTATTGAGAAGAGTGAACAAGGATACAAACATAGATAAATCCAATATATTTCAATTCAAAGATATGATTTTGGACAGTGAAAATCATATCGTAACTGTCAAGGGCCAGCCCATTGAACTTACAATGAAAGAATATAGTATATTGCAATTGTTAATTAGTAATCCCAGGAAAGTATTTACCAAACAGAATATATTTGAAAGCGTCTGGTCTGAGGAATGTATTGTGGATGAAAGAGTAGTTACGGTACATGTCAGTAATTTGCGCAATAAATTAAAACATGGAGAAGTATACATAAAAACAGTTTGGGGAATAGGATATAAAATGCAGGACAGTTAA
- a CDS encoding ABC transporter ATP-binding protein, with protein sequence MGLVLQTDGLTKKYGKQTAVNKVDLNIEKGDIYGLIGKNGAGKTTIMKIACGLIYQDEGDIQLFESSNLEKSRKRMGCVIEQPALYPDMTAGENLIYYDKLLGITDYGNVDEVLSLVGLQNTGKKKTKAFSLGMKQRLSIAISLLGSPDFLILDEPINGLDPSGIKEVRELLLKLNSENEITILISSHILGELARIATKYGIIDKGVLVDEFQAVELEERCKKCLAISVNDSEKAAYILKNNMESEDFKVFDEGKICIYDCLDTPEQINKELVENGVLVSEICLEGNDTEAYFLKMMGGSQ encoded by the coding sequence ATGGGGTTGGTATTACAGACTGATGGACTGACTAAAAAATATGGAAAACAAACAGCTGTAAACAAGGTTGACTTGAATATTGAGAAAGGTGATATCTACGGACTAATAGGGAAAAATGGTGCAGGCAAAACAACAATTATGAAAATTGCCTGTGGATTGATTTACCAGGATGAGGGTGACATCCAGCTGTTTGAAAGCAGTAATTTAGAAAAAAGCAGAAAAAGAATGGGATGTGTTATTGAACAGCCGGCACTTTATCCTGACATGACAGCAGGGGAAAACCTGATTTATTATGATAAACTGCTTGGTATTACGGACTATGGAAATGTGGATGAGGTTCTAAGCCTGGTTGGTTTACAAAATACAGGCAAAAAGAAAACTAAAGCCTTTTCTCTTGGCATGAAGCAGCGTTTATCTATTGCAATTTCCTTATTGGGCAGTCCTGATTTTCTTATTCTGGACGAGCCTATCAATGGATTGGACCCTTCTGGTATCAAAGAAGTTAGAGAACTGCTGTTAAAACTCAATAGTGAAAATGAAATTACTATATTGATTTCCTCTCACATTTTAGGAGAGCTTGCCAGGATCGCAACAAAATATGGAATTATAGATAAAGGAGTACTTGTGGATGAGTTTCAAGCAGTGGAATTGGAAGAGCGCTGTAAAAAATGTCTTGCCATTTCGGTAAATGATTCTGAAAAAGCAGCCTACATTTTAAAAAACAACATGGAAAGTGAAGATTTCAAAGTATTTGATGAAGGGAAAATCTGTATTTATGACTGCCTGGATACACCTGAACAGATCAATAAGGAATTGGTTGAAAATGGTGTTTTAGTATCAGAAATTTGCCTGGAAGGAAATGATACAGAGGCATATTTCCTTAAGATGATGGGAGGCAGTCAATAA
- a CDS encoding ABC transporter permease → MMNVVSSEFYKIFKSRVFYAISIILLAMNCISFAASVSLKVKGKMSGTGFSNYQGSYSADFIFYIIPIFIACLITAEYSNGSIRQMACHGIARWKLVLGQYIAMSFVITIILLGFGILNLLSCTILSELGEVDTAAFIRMNIGVICMFWGTAGIGTFLSYLLKNEGIAIIVSILLVTGSNFIANLLALLTRNDVFTRYSLTNMRKTIIDFTSKPEEVMKYSIVFFLIGIITILGSSLLFSKRDVD, encoded by the coding sequence ATGATGAATGTTGTTTCCAGTGAATTCTATAAAATATTTAAAAGCAGGGTCTTTTATGCCATATCAATTATATTGCTGGCAATGAATTGTATTTCTTTTGCAGCCTCTGTTTCTCTCAAGGTAAAAGGGAAGATGTCAGGAACGGGATTTTCCAATTATCAAGGATCCTATAGTGCAGATTTTATCTTCTATATCATCCCTATTTTTATAGCCTGCCTAATTACTGCTGAATATTCAAATGGCAGTATACGGCAAATGGCCTGTCATGGAATAGCCAGATGGAAATTGGTTCTTGGACAGTATATAGCCATGTCTTTTGTTATTACGATAATTCTATTGGGGTTTGGAATTTTAAATTTATTATCATGTACAATATTATCTGAATTAGGAGAAGTTGATACAGCTGCATTTATTCGGATGAATATTGGGGTGATTTGCATGTTCTGGGGTACTGCAGGAATTGGCACTTTCTTATCTTATCTATTAAAAAACGAAGGTATTGCAATTATAGTTTCTATTTTACTAGTTACAGGCAGTAATTTTATAGCAAATCTGCTTGCTTTATTAACCAGAAATGATGTTTTTACAAGATACTCTCTTACAAATATGCGTAAGACTATAATTGATTTCACTTCAAAACCAGAGGAGGTTATGAAGTATTCAATTGTATTTTTCTTAATTGGAATAATTACAATTCTGGGGTCCAGTTTGTTGTTCTCAAAAAGAGATGTAGATTGA
- a CDS encoding ABC transporter ATP-binding protein gives MNILKTENLSKIYGIGDTKVTALDNLNLKISKGQFVSIIGPSGSGKSTLLHILGGVDRPTKGKIYIEGTDISSMNETESALFRRRNIGLIYQSYNLIPTLNVEKNILLPMLLDGVNPKQEDFDKIVDMLGLTQRLNHLPNQLSGGQQQRVAIGRALIHKPAIILADEPTGNLDRKNTKTTLDLLKLSNKEYNQTIVMITHDKEIALSADRIIKIVDGKIVSDEVNKK, from the coding sequence TTGAACATATTAAAAACAGAAAATCTTTCAAAAATCTATGGAATTGGTGATACAAAGGTTACTGCATTAGATAATCTAAATTTAAAAATAAGTAAAGGTCAATTTGTTTCAATAATTGGACCAAGTGGATCAGGTAAATCTACACTTCTTCATATATTAGGAGGTGTTGATCGTCCTACAAAAGGGAAAATATATATAGAAGGAACAGATATTTCGTCAATGAATGAAACTGAATCAGCTTTATTTCGACGAAGAAATATAGGATTAATTTATCAGTCTTATAATTTAATTCCTACACTTAATGTGGAAAAGAACATACTATTACCCATGCTGTTAGATGGTGTAAATCCTAAACAAGAAGACTTTGATAAAATTGTAGATATGCTTGGTTTAACACAAAGACTTAATCATTTGCCAAACCAACTTTCTGGTGGACAGCAGCAAAGAGTTGCTATAGGACGAGCATTAATTCATAAACCGGCCATTATTTTGGCTGATGAACCTACTGGTAATCTCGATAGGAAAAATACCAAAACAACTCTTGACTTGTTGAAACTTTCAAACAAAGAATATAATCAAACAATTGTGATGATTACACACGATAAAGAAATTGCCTTATCAGCTGATAGGATAATTAAAATTGTTGATGGAAAGATAGTGTCAGACGAGGTGAACAAGAAATGA